A genomic window from Halorubrum trapanicum includes:
- a CDS encoding repressor phrH2 has product MRDSAPWMGSLDERILERLAEDGDADAWEIAFDIRGRVSQSRVSDRCEVLADAELVEQHEREIVDGRYEVYWSITTWGELFLGEDVDPSLDVPVPSPRPPHATRPSEWAGF; this is encoded by the coding sequence ATGCGCGACTCCGCCCCGTGGATGGGCAGTCTCGACGAGCGAATTTTAGAGCGGCTCGCTGAGGACGGTGACGCCGACGCATGGGAGATCGCGTTCGATATTCGCGGGCGTGTCAGTCAGAGCCGGGTGAGTGATCGGTGCGAGGTTCTGGCGGATGCCGAGCTCGTCGAACAGCACGAGCGCGAGATCGTCGACGGGCGATATGAGGTCTATTGGTCGATTACGACGTGGGGTGAGCTGTTCTTGGGTGAGGATGTCGACCCGAGTCTCGACGTCCCGGTGCCGAGTCCGCGGCCGCCGCACGCTACGCGGCCGAGTGAGTGGGCGGGGTTCTGA